TGCTACGGCCTACACGTACGACCCCGATGGGGACGTCGCGACGGTGCTGCGCCATCACAACTGCACCAACGGCAATGGCTGCGCGGCTAATCAGCCCGCAACGACGACGTGTAATACGATTACCGTCGCGGCCGGGACGACCTGCGATTTCTATGATGGCCTCGATCGTCTCGTCGAGGTGAAACTCCCGTACGATGGAAGCGTCGATCTTTACACGAAGCCATGGGTCACTCGCTATCTCTACGATTTAACCGGAGGACAGCAGTCTTTCCAGGGCAGCGGCCTCTACGCTCATGGAAACCTTTTTGAGGTTCAGGAGCTCGTTTCTCTCACACCGTCAGCAAACTCCCCTTTCCACACTGCCTCCATCACCAACGGCACGTTCTTAGGCATCAAGGGCTTCGCGTACGACGCGATCGATCGTCTCGTAAGCAAGTATTCGTGGGCGGGAGCGAACGTTATAAACGAACAACTGACGTGGGATACGAGCCCAATCCAAAACAACGTTGCAGGGCTTCTGGGCGAAGATTGCAACGGACTGTCGTCGCCACAGTGCCAGGAGTTCGAATACTTGCCGGACGGTGAGATACTTACTTTCGAGTCGAGCGATGGGACTTCGCCTGAGCGAGACTACACGTACGATCCGGATGGGCGGCCGACGAGGATTCTCTCGCATGCCTATACTAACCCGCAAACATACGCGTATGACGCTGATGGCAATGTTGCGACGTCGACGGACGCCGGAAATACGACCAGCGCGCAGGCAACGCTGACGCATGATCGTTATCCCGATGGCTTAGAGGAGGACCTCGACGTATCGTCAGCGGCCCTAAGTCAACAAGCTCTTTTTACGTACTCATATCGCAATGACGGACCGTTGGAAACCTACGCGATCAACGATTCCAGCCTCGGAAGTTCGATCGTTCATGCGGGGACAACTACACTCGCTTATACATACACCGACGCTGGCCGTTTCGCGGGGCGCCAAGAAAGCGGCGCTGCCGCCAGCACATCGTTGCCGGCGTGGAGCGTGACGTACAAAACAAATCCTGCGAACGGTCTTTCCATCGGCCTGGTCGGCACGGAAACAACGCCAGTAACGACACTTTCAAACTTCAGCTATACAGCCGAAGGCGAAATCACCGCGCTTAGTTCGTCCGCCAGCAACCCCGCCTGCTTGTACCCGACCCCGATCTATAGCTACAGCCTCCGCGGGGAGCTCATCAATTCACCGAATTGCGGCTCAACTGGGGCCGAACCTTTCTTGGCAAACGGTGTGTCTTTGCGCGGGTCGCCGGTAGTCGCGGGCGAGGCATACAGTTGGAACGGCGCTATGGCGGTGATAACGCAGTCGACGACAGCGGGGTTCTCCACGCCCTGCAATCAGGGCACCCAGCCATGCACCTCTGCTTGGGGCTACGATAGCGCAGGTCGAATGACCGGTCAGGTAGCACCTTATCCGCCTGTTGCCGTATCGCCGCCTCCGAATAATACGACGACGGCGCGAACCTACGACGCGGAGAATCACTTGACTATGACACAGTTCCAGTTGGGAGGGGCCGCCGGGAGTAGTACGTGGGGCAACGAGATCGTCGCTTGGGGACCTGACGGTCATCCGATCAAAATTGGCACGTATACTGGACAGAACAACCAAAGCCAAGAGAAAGACGAACGCTTACATTGGAATGGGAATCAGTTACTCTTTACGACTAATCCTAGTGGTTCGAATGGGTCCGCTGTCCTCGATGATATCAAAATCGACGTGCAGGGTGACATTCTGCCAGCCGACACATATAACGGCTTAACCTTCTACGATCGGGGTCCCGGTGGCACAATTATAGGATGCCATAACAAGACCGGCAACAGCTTTGTGGGGCTGACTGACAGTTGGGGGGCGTTCGGCATCAGCCCTTGCTCGCAGAACAAATCTAATGGCTTCTTGCCGCCAACGACTATAATCTGGAACTCATCGACGGCGGCAGGGGCGACGCCATCGATCGGTACCGGCGGAGTGTTGGGAATGCCTCGCACTGATGGCTTTGTCGACGGTTACGACACAATTCAAGGTAGGCGTTCATACGACAGCACCGCGGGGGTCTGGACTGCGCCTGACAATTATCTTGGGGCTGATGCAGACCCTGCGTCGCAAAAGAGCTATTTATGGAACAATAATAACCCATTGGGCTACGTCGATCCTAGCGGAAACGATGCCGGGGACTCAGACTCGAGCACACCGACCGGAACTGAGCAGTGTAGCGGAACTACTTGCCAACAAGCGCAAAGCTGTCCCGCTGACGCCGGCAACTGCCCGGGTTCGCAGTCAAGCTGCGGTACCGGAATGATTCTTACCTCCGACGGACAGTGCGCAGTAGAAAGCAAGCCTTCATCCAAGATGGCCGGTGGCCTTCCCGCCGATCCAAGCGGTCTCAGCAGCGATTGGCGCGCCATCGATTTTGAAAGGGGCGAAAGATTCTACTATAATCCCGATATAGAACAGTTTCTCCGCCACAATACCGACACACCCAAGAGGCCTTGGAGAGTTTATCCCCTCGGCCCACCGAAGAGCGATAATACGCCGCGGCCCGATGGCGGGAACAAGATCAGGACCCCAGGCGGCGACGGACATTGGGCAGAAGGCGAATACCCGCCTGGATGGCTATTCTGGGGCGGAGCCTTGGCTGCAGGAGCTGCGGCGCTTATACAACAGATACTTTCGCAACCAGTGCCGGCGTGGTGAAGACCATTATAGAGAATTAGAATGTTAAAGATCGAATTTACGGAGGATTGTATCACGTGCAAACCTGGTCCCAGCGTTGAGTGTGGCCCGACGAGGTATGGCGGCGAGTATTGGGACCGGATTGCGTCCGATTTGCTGTGCGGAGTGGCAGACGTTTTCCCGGACGTTGGAATCTTACACATCGGCGAGCCGGGGGAGCCAAGCTGGCAGCGCGTGAAATCCGGCGGCACCCGATGGGCAGAGATTACTGACCACCCACTCCAGGGCAAGTCGGTCTGGGGCGCCTCGCCGGTCTTTGGCTGGTTTCTTGTGCCGAACTGCCGGGAAGCGGTGGAAGAGGTGATGTCGTGGACGATGCCGGCGCCCCTTCCAGTTGGCACATCTAGGCCGCCTGGCTCATGTTCAGTAGCCTTCTCGGGACTGCATTGGTTCCGAAACCGTTTAGACTCGGAACGATGGGGGGGATATGACGAGAAGCTGCATGGCATTGTGCAGGAGTGCGCACAGCACGCTCTATTCACGATGAGGTGGGCTCCCACGGCATGGAGCCTGTATCCCGGAAAGATCATCGCTAGACAGCTGCTAAGATTGATTGATCCTGTTGTTTCCAGAATCAACTCCGTTACGTCTGAGGAGTGACCTGAGGTGGCAAAACGGCTCAGGTTGAAACTGTGAGTTCCGGGCTACCGATCGTAACGCGAGGGTTTCAGAGTCAGGCGCTTCGCCGAGTGGCCCACATTTGGCCCACATACTCGCGGCAACCGAAGACAACCGGTGACCACAGCGATAACGGCATCTTCCTTAGAAAGCGCGTTTTTCGTCGTCGTCAGTACTTTCGAGTCGTGCTGCTGTATCGCTTTCGATTCCCGCTGGCACTAGTGAGTGGCGTCGCGATCAGCTACTGCGTTTCGATGAGGTCCTGCATCGGGCTCGACGCGTTGGCGTAAAGCCGCTTCGCCATGCGCCCTGCGAGAAAGGCTTGGTGGCCGGCGACGACGGCGTGCTGCATCGCCGAGGCCATTAGCACCGGATCCCGCGCGCAGGCGATTCCCGTGTTCATCAAGAGCGCGTCGACGCCGAGCTCCATCGCGATCGCGGCGTCCGAGGCCGTGCCGACGCCCGCATCCACGATCACCGGAACCGTCGCGCGCTCCTTGATGATGCGTATCGAGTACGGGTTGCAGACGCCGAGTCCGCTGCCGATCGGCGCGGCGAGCGGCATGACCGCGGCGCAGCCAACCGCCTCGAGCTGCCTGCACGCGATCGGGTCGTCGCCGATGTACGGCAGCACGGTGAAGCCGTCGTCGACGAGTCTCTTCGCTGCGACGATCGTTTCGTGCGCGTCGGGGTGGAGGGTCTGCGGATCGCCGATCACTTCGAGCTTAATTAGGCCGGTGCCGAGCAGTTCGCGGGCCAGTTGCGCCGTCAGCACGGCCTCGTCGGCCGAGTAGCATCCGGCGGTGTTCGGCAGAATCGTGTAGCGGTCGCGGTCGATGTAGTCGAGCAGCGTCTTGCCGTCGGCATTGTCGAGGTTGATGCGGCGGATCGCGACGGTGATCATCTCCGCGCCGCTCGCGGCGTGCGCGGCGCGCATGACCTCCATCGAGGGATACTTGCCGGTCCCGACGATCAGCCGCGACGAGAACTCGTGCGTGCCGAGTTTGAACGCGTCGTTCACGCCCTATCCCCCCGCAACCGCTTCGATGATCTCGAGCCGGTCGCCGTCGCACAAACGGTGCGAGTCGTACTCGTCGCGCCGCACGACGCGATCGTTGCGCGCGACCGCGACGCCGCCGCGCTGCGAACCGAGCAGCTCGAGCAGCGTTGCGACCGTCAGCTCATCGGGCAGGTCGTGCACTCGTCCGTTGATCGTCGCCTTCACGCGTGGGTGATTCGTCTCTCCGCCGCCGCTTCCGTGCCGAGGCGTGCGAGCGAAAATGGTTCGAGCGCCGGCGCCTCGCCGGTCTCGACTGCATCGGCGATCAGGCGCGCCGTCGCCGGCGCGAGCAGGATCCCGTTGCGATAGTGGCCGCTCGCGACGAAGTAGCCTTCGAGCGGCGTGGCGCCGAGGAACGGCAGACCGTCGGGGGTTCCGGGGCGCAGGCCGGCCCAGCTCTCGGTCGGCGTGAAGCTCGAGAGCGCCGGCGCTGCGGCGAGGGCCGCGCGCAGCAGGCCGGCCACGCCTTCGGCGGTGACGCGCTCGTCGAAGCCTGCCGACTCGACGGTCGCGCCGATGAGCAGGCGGCCGTCGTCGCGCGGAACGAGATAGGCGCCCGGCACCCACGTCGCGCGGCGAACGAAGCCGGCCGGAACGGAGAGCGCGACCATCTGGCCCTTCACCGGCTCGACCGGCACGCGGCACGCGTCGGGGACGCCCTCGAGCGACGACGCCCACGCGCCGCACGCGTTGACGATCGCACCCGCCGCGACGAAGCCGAGCGGCGTCGCCACACCGAGCGCGCGTCGCCGATCGCACTCCGCCCGCAGCTCCGCGACGCGCTCGACGACGACGCCCGACGCGGCGCAGGCGGCGACGAGCGCGCGACCGAGGCGGCGGTTATCAACGTGGCCTTCTGCGCTCTTGAGCAGGCCGCCGATCGCGCGCGCCCCGAGCCACGGCTCCGCCGCGAGCACGGCGGCGCGATCGAGCAGCTCGCACTCGACGCCGCGATCGCGCAGCGCGCCGGTGTGCCGCCGCAGCGTCTCGAGCTGCTCGTCGTCGAACGCCGCGTAGAGCACGCCGTCGAGACGCAGGTGCGCATCTATGCCGCTCTGCGTGAAGACGCGCTCGACGAAGGCGGGATACTCGGCCAGCGATGCGGCGCAGAGCGCGAGCAGGTCTTCGTCTTCGATCCGCTCGGTGTACGGCGCCAAGATGCCCGCGCCGGCCCACGACGCGGCCCGGGCGGGTTCGCCGCGATCGAAGACGCGCACGCTCGCACCCCGCTGCGCCAACTCAAACGCAATCGAAAGGCCGATCAGTCCCGCGCCGGCGACGATGACGTCGCCTCTGCTATCCCGCATTCGTCCCTCGCTTTTGACGGGACGTGCCCGACTCCAGCCTTGCGAACGCCGCGCCCTCGTGATATGGTTTAACTAGTTTAACCATGCCAAACCGCACCGTTCGAAATCCGACGAACGAGCTGCGCCCGTGGAATCTCCACGACGCGAAGGCTCGTCTCTCCGAGCTCGTGGATCGTTGTCTCGCCGGCGAGCCGCAGGTGATTTTGCGACGCGGCCAGCCCGCGGTGGTGGTTCTCCCGTTTTCGGAGTACGAGCGGCGGACCGGGCCGCGTGAATCGTTGCTTTCCTTCTTTCAGCGATCGCCTCTGGGCGACGCGGGCCTAAAAATCGAGCGAGCGAAAGATTCGATTCAAACGCTGCGCGACGTCGAGCTATGACCGGCTATCTCTTGGATACGATGACGATTTTCGAGGGCGCGAAGGCTCGGCCGCACCGCGGATTAGCCGCGTGGTTGAGCACGGTCGAGGAGAGCTCGACGTACGTTAGCGCGCTAACGATCGGGGAGCTGCAAAAGGGGATCGCGCTGCTCGAACGCGGTTCGGCGCGACGCGCGGCGCTGGAGCGGTGGCTTACATTCGATCTCATCAGCCGCTTCGGCCGGCGAATCCTCGCATTCGATACGGACGTCGCGCGCCATTGGGGCACGATGATCGCGCGAGCGTTGGAACGCGGCGTAAGCCTTTCGATCGTCGATTCGCAGATCGCAGCCACCGCGTCGCTCTACGGTTTACACGTCGTTACGCGAAACGCCCGGCATTTCGCTCCAACGGGCATTGCGACGTTCGATCCGTGGGCGGGATCTTGATCTACATTCCGGTGTAGACCGGGCCCTCACCGCCCTGCGGCGGCACCCACGTGATGATCTGGTAGGGATCGGCGATGTCGCAGGTCTTACAATGCACGCAGTTCGTGAAGTTGATCTGCAGCCGTCCGGTGAAGCCGCCGTCGGCGCGCTCGAAGAGCGGCTCGTAGACCGCGGCGGGGCAGAAGTAGCGGCACGGATTGCCGTACTCGGAAGTGCAACGATCGCGGCAGATGTCCGTGTCGGCGACGATCAGATGACAGGGCTGGTTCTCTTCGTGCATCGTTCCGCTGTTGTAGACGTCGGTCAGCTTGTCGAACGTCAGCACGTTGTCGATCTTCGCGCGCGGCGTGAGCGGCGGCTCCCAGCCCATCTTCGCCATGCGTTCGTACCCCGGCTCGCTGGGGAGTTTCTCGATGAAGCCGAAGCCCGCGCCGCCGGTAAACGTCGCGAGGCCGGCGTTGAGCAGCCCGGAGAGCAGCCCTTTGCTGAAGCCTTGATGGAAGTTCCGGGCGGTGCGCAGCTCCTTATACGCCCACGACTTCTTGAAGCGGCGCTCGAACGACGAGAGCGTCGCGGCATCGAACGAACCGGCTTGCAATGCATCCCAGATTGTCTCGGCGGCGAGCATGCCGGACTTCATGCCGAGGTGGATGCCTTTGAGCCGCATGCCGTTGAGGAAACCGGCCGAGTCGCCGACGATCAACAGCCCGTCGGCGTATGGGCGCGGCATCGCGAAGAGACCGCCCTCGGGAATTGCCTTCGCGCCGTAGCGCACGAGCGTTCCGCCTTCGAGCATCTTTGCGACGACCGGATGCTCTTTCATGCGCTGCAGTTCGTTGTGCGGGTCGGTCGTCGGATTCTTATAGTCGAGGCCGGTGACCATGCCGATGTCGAGCACGTTGCCGCCCATGCCGTAGATGAAGCCGCCGCCGAAGGTCTCGGGCGGCAGCGGATAGCCGAGCGTGTGAATGACGCTACCCGCCTTGAAGCGATCGTCGGGAAGCTGCCAGAGTTCTTTGACGCCCGCAGCGTAGACTTGCGGCTCGCGTCCGTCGGCGAGGCCGAGCCGCGAGCCGGCCTGCTTTGCCAACGTTCCGCGCGGCCCTTCGGCCAGCACGACGACCTTCGCCAGGATGTCGGCGCCGGGCTCGTAGTTCGATTTCGGCGCGCCGTTGTGATCGAGTCCCTTGTCGCCGGTGCGCACGCCGATGACGCGATTTTCGTACCAGAGCAGCTCCTGGCCCGGAAATGCCGGAAAGACTTGCGCCCCGGCGGCCTCGGCGGCGTCGCCGAGCCACTTCGAGAGCTTCTGCAGCGACGTGACGTACTTGCCGTGGTTCTGCAGCGGCGGCGGCGTGAACGGCGCCTTGATCTTGCCGCGCGGCGTCAGATACCAAAGCTCGTCGCGCGTGACCGGCGACTCGACCGGCGCGCTCGCGCGCCACTCCGGCAGCAACTCGTCGAGCGCGCGCGGATCCATCACCGCTCCGGAGATCCCGTGATTCCCGATCTCGCCGCCTTTTTCGATGACGAGAATCTCGAGCGCGCGGCCGGCGGCCTGCGCGAGCTGGCCGAGCCGAATGGCCCCCGCCAGGCCGGCCGGGCCGGCGCCGACGAAGAGGACGTCTACTTCGAGACGATCGCGCTCGGGCATCGTCGGCTAGTTAAACGAAACGGACGCAGAACCCTCAAAACCCATGAACGGCTCAGCGCGACGCAGCTTCTGCAGCGACAACTACGCACCGGCGGCGCCGGAGATCGTACGAGCGATCGCGGACGCCAACGCCGGCGATGCCGCCGCGTACGGCGACGACGCGTGGACGGCCCGCGCGATCGCTCGTTTCAAAGAGCACTTCGGCGACGCGACGGAAGTCTATCTCACGTTCAACGGAACCGGCGCCAACGTCACCGCGCTCAGTTCCTTGCTGCGGCCTTGGGAGGCCGTTCTCGCCCCCGCAAGCGCGCATCTCCAAACCGACGAGTGCGGCGCGCTCGAGCGTTTCAACGGCTCCAAAGTAATTCCGATCCCGACCGGCGACGGCAAACTGCGGCCGGCCGATCTCGAACCGTACACGCACGCCGCGGGCGTCGTCCACTTCCCACAGCCGCGCGCGGTTTCGATCTCGCAGGCGACCGAGTTCGGCGGCGTCTACGAACGCGACGAGATCCGTGAGCTCGCCGCGTTCGCGCACGGTCACGGCCTCATCCTACACGTTGACGGCGCGCGCCTCGCGAACGCCGCCGTCGCGCTCGGCGCGACGCTGCGCGAGGCAAGCGCCGATCTCGGCGTCGACGTGCTGAGCTTCGGCGGCACGAAGAATGGGCTCTTGCTCGGCGAGGCGGTCTGCTTCTTCAATCCCGCCCTGCACGCCGGCGCCGCGCCGTTCGTACAGAAGCAGGCGATGCAGTTGGCATCGAAGATGCGCTACGTCGCGGCCCAGTTCGACGCACTGCTCTCCGAGGGCCGCTGGTCGCGTTACGCGTCGCACGCGAACGAGATGGCCCGGCTCCTCCACGAACGCGTCGCGAAGATCGGGGGCGTGCGCGTAACCCGCCCGGTTCGCTGCAACGCGGTCTTTGCGACGCTCGATCGCGGCGCGGTCGAACGCCTGCAGCGCGAGTACTCGTTCTACGTCTTCGACGAATCACTCCCCGAGGTGCGCTGGATGACGCACTGGGCCACGACGCCGCAGGACGTCGACGAGTTCGCGAAGGCCATCGAACGCGCTAGCGGATAAGTTCGCTAAACTTTTCGAGGTCGATGTTGCCGCCGGAGACGATCGCGACGATCGGACCGTCGCCCGCTTTGCCGGTAAGCGCGGCCGCGAGCCCGAGCGCTCCGGCGCCCTCCGAGATGACGCGAACCTTCTCCGCCATGAGGCGCATCGCGGCGCGCACCTCGTCGAGCGTAACGACGATAACGCCGTCCACGACGGCCTGCATCCGCTCCCACATCCGCGGAAATGCGCTCTGGCCACCCGCGCCGTCGACGAACGACGCGGTCCAGCCGTCGAACGTCTGCGGCGAACCCGCCGCGAACGATGCGGCCACCGGCGCGGCGGTCTCGGGTTCGGCGCCCCAGACGTTGATCGCGGGCTTGAGCGCGCGCACGGCGCTGCCGAGACCCGTGATCAATCCGCCGCCTCCAATCGCGGCGATGACGGCGACCGTATCCGGCGCGTCCTCGAGTATCTCGAGCCCCATCGTCGCGTGTCCGGCGATGAAGTTGTCGTCGTCGAACGGATGGATGAACGTTCCTTCGACGCCCGGATAGGCGCGGTCGTCCAGCGCATTCCAACAGACGTCGTACGGGGCGAGAACGAGCCGAGCTCCGAGCGCGCGCATGCGTTCGAGCTTCGCCTCCGGCGCGGTTTCGATCGCAACGACCGTGCACGGGACGCCCGCGCTGCGCGCGGCGTACGCGACGCCTTGGCCGGCATTTCCCGCGCTGATCGTCCAGACGCCGCCGGCGCGTTCGCCGGGATCGAGCGCGGCGACGGCGTTTGCGGCGCCGCGAAGCTTGTAGGCGTTGATCGGCTGGAGGTTCTCTAACTTGAGCCGCACGTCGGGATAACCCGGGCCCATCTCCAGACGCACGAGCGGCGTGCGCACGATGGTCCCGCGTATGCGCTCGCGCGCGGCCTCGATGGATGCCAGGTCGATCGGGCGGACGGCGTCGCTCATGCCGTCCAGTCGAGCATCGCTTCCCATTCGGGCTTGGGAAAGCGCTGCTTCGATTTGATCGCTTCGACGTACTTGCGCTTGCCGGCGCGGTTGCCTTTGCCGAGCATCAAGCCGCCGACGAGACGCTCCTCCCAGAAGAAGAGTGCGCGGTACCACTTCTTCTCGCGGTCGATCTTCCGCGCGATCTCGAGATCCGAACGCAGATCCGTTCCGAGGCCGAACTGCGTGATCGTCTGTCCCTTGAAGAGCAGCGACGAATACTCGGGCACGTCGTGGTACTTCTCGCTCCCGCCCATCATGTTGAGCGCGACGACTTTGCCGTGCGCGCCGGCGTTGTTCCACGTTCCCATGCGGTAGCGAATCTCGAGAATCGGATCGTAGAAATCGGCGACGTCGCCGGCGGCGTAGATGCCCTTGACGTTCGTCTCGAGGTGATCGTCGCAGAGGATGCCGTTCTTGCTCGTCTCGATCCCCGAGCCGTCGCAGACCTCGGTGTTCATCGTCAAGCCGAAGCCGTACGCGTAGCACTCGGCCGCAATCTCGGCGCCTTGGCTGGTTCGCACTTTTGTAATCGCGCCGTTGGAGCGCACGAACTCCTCGACCTCTTCGCCGTAATGCATGTGCACGCCGTCGGCCGCAGCGGCCTCGTGGAGCAGCGCGCCCGCCTCTTCGTCAATGATGCGATGGAGACCGCGCGGCCCGCGCATCAGCCAGTGCGTCTCAAGCCCGCGGGACGAGAACGCCTCGGCGAGCTCGTACGCGATGAACGAACCGCCGATCGCGACGGCGGCGCGGCTGCGGTCGATCTGCTCCGAGATCGCGCGCGTATCGTCGAGATATTGGAAGGGAAAGATGTTCGCGGCGCCCTCTGACCCGGGCTTGCCGATCGGATTGGGGCGGCCGCCGGTCGCGACGAGCAGTGCGTCGTAGGGATACGACGTGCCCGCCGCTTCCACGATTCGCTCTTGCGGAACGATGCGATCCACCCGCGTCCGCAGGTGCAGGGCGATGCGATGCTCCTCGTGCCACGCGAGGTTGCGGATCATCACCTTCGCTTCGGGAATCTGTTTGCGCAGCATCGGCGGGAGGGAGATCCGGTTGTAGAGCGTGTAGGGCTCGTCTCCGAAGAGCGTGATCTCGCAGGCCGGATCGTGCTTGCGCAGCTGCTCGGCGGCCGTCGTTCCGGCGAAGCCGTTGCCGACGATGACGTACCTGCGAACGTCCGAGCCGCCCACTATCTGTGCAGGCCCAAGGCGACGAGCATCCGATAGCCGACCTCGAGCGCGCGCTCGTCAATGTCGAAGCGTGCGCTGTGGTGCGGCTCCAATCCGATCTCGGCGCCGCGCGCGCCGACGAGAAAGTATGCGCCGGGCCGCTGCTGCTGCATGAACGACATATCCTCGGACCACATCACGATCGGATGCGGATCGACGAGGCCGCCCGGACCGACGATCTCGCGCGCGACCTCGCGCACGATCGCGTTGACGCCCGCATCGTTGACGGTCGGCGGGTAGACGAAGTGGTAGTCGAATTTATACTCGAGCCGCATCGCGTTGCAGAGCCCGCGCAGCAGCCGCTCGATGCGCTCCGGAAGCGAGCGGCGCACCTCGTCGTCGAAGGCGCGGACGCTCCCCTGCAGTTGCGCGCGCTCGGGGATGACGTTGAACGTCGTTCCCGCGTGGAGCGAGCCGACGGTCACGACGACCGGCTGCGGCGGCGCGATCTCGCGGCTCGGGATCGTTTGGAGCAACGCGACGAGCTCCGCGGCGCCGACGATCGGATCGACGGCCTTTTCCGGCATCGCACCGTGACCGCCCCGGCCGATCAGCTCGACGTCGAAGCGATCCGACGACGAGAAGAACGCGCCGTCCCGCACGCCGACCTTACCGGCGTCGAGACCGCTGTAGAGATGGAGCGCGAAGGTCCGGTCGACGTGCGGATGCTCGAGCGCGCCGTCCTCGATCATCAACTTGTTCCCGGAGTGGCCCTCCTCGCCGGGCTGGAAACAGAAGACGAGCGTACCGTGGATCTCGTCTCTCCGACGATAGAGCTCCGCCGCGGCGCCCAAGAGCATCGCGACGTGGCCGTCGTGACCGCAGGCGTGCATGACGCCTTCGTTCACCGACCGGTACTCCGCATCGTTGAGCTCCTGCACGGGAAGCGCGTCCATATCGGCGCGCAGCAGCGTTACCGGCCCCGGTTTGCCGCCGTGCA
The sequence above is drawn from the Candidatus Binatia bacterium genome and encodes:
- the thiS gene encoding sulfur carrier protein ThiS, which translates into the protein MKATINGRVHDLPDELTVATLLELLGSQRGGVAVARNDRVVRRDEYDSHRLCDGDRLEIIEAVAGG
- a CDS encoding type II toxin-antitoxin system Phd/YefM family antitoxin codes for the protein MPNRTVRNPTNELRPWNLHDAKARLSELVDRCLAGEPQVILRRGQPAVVVLPFSEYERRTGPRESLLSFFQRSPLGDAGLKIERAKDSIQTLRDVEL
- a CDS encoding thiazole synthase, producing MNDAFKLGTHEFSSRLIVGTGKYPSMEVMRAAHAASGAEMITVAIRRINLDNADGKTLLDYIDRDRYTILPNTAGCYSADEAVLTAQLARELLGTGLIKLEVIGDPQTLHPDAHETIVAAKRLVDDGFTVLPYIGDDPIACRQLEAVGCAAVMPLAAPIGSGLGVCNPYSIRIIKERATVPVIVDAGVGTASDAAIAMELGVDALLMNTGIACARDPVLMASAMQHAVVAGHQAFLAGRMAKRLYANASSPMQDLIETQ
- a CDS encoding pyridoxal-phosphate dependent enzyme — translated: MSDAVRPIDLASIEAARERIRGTIVRTPLVRLEMGPGYPDVRLKLENLQPINAYKLRGAANAVAALDPGERAGGVWTISAGNAGQGVAYAARSAGVPCTVVAIETAPEAKLERMRALGARLVLAPYDVCWNALDDRAYPGVEGTFIHPFDDDNFIAGHATMGLEILEDAPDTVAVIAAIGGGGLITGLGSAVRALKPAINVWGAEPETAAPVAASFAAGSPQTFDGWTASFVDGAGGQSAFPRMWERMQAVVDGVIVVTLDEVRAAMRLMAEKVRVISEGAGALGLAAALTGKAGDGPIVAIVSGGNIDLEKFSELIR
- a CDS encoding electron transfer flavoprotein-ubiquinone oxidoreductase codes for the protein MPERDRLEVDVLFVGAGPAGLAGAIRLGQLAQAAGRALEILVIEKGGEIGNHGISGAVMDPRALDELLPEWRASAPVESPVTRDELWYLTPRGKIKAPFTPPPLQNHGKYVTSLQKLSKWLGDAAEAAGAQVFPAFPGQELLWYENRVIGVRTGDKGLDHNGAPKSNYEPGADILAKVVVLAEGPRGTLAKQAGSRLGLADGREPQVYAAGVKELWQLPDDRFKAGSVIHTLGYPLPPETFGGGFIYGMGGNVLDIGMVTGLDYKNPTTDPHNELQRMKEHPVVAKMLEGGTLVRYGAKAIPEGGLFAMPRPYADGLLIVGDSAGFLNGMRLKGIHLGMKSGMLAAETIWDALQAGSFDAATLSSFERRFKKSWAYKELRTARNFHQGFSKGLLSGLLNAGLATFTGGAGFGFIEKLPSEPGYERMAKMGWEPPLTPRAKIDNVLTFDKLTDVYNSGTMHEENQPCHLIVADTDICRDRCTSEYGNPCRYFCPAAVYEPLFERADGGFTGRLQINFTNCVHCKTCDIADPYQIITWVPPQGGEGPVYTGM
- a CDS encoding type II toxin-antitoxin system VapC family toxin — translated: MTGYLLDTMTIFEGAKARPHRGLAAWLSTVEESSTYVSALTIGELQKGIALLERGSARRAALERWLTFDLISRFGRRILAFDTDVARHWGTMIARALERGVSLSIVDSQIAATASLYGLHVVTRNARHFAPTGIATFDPWAGS
- a CDS encoding FAD-dependent oxidoreductase codes for the protein MGGSDVRRYVIVGNGFAGTTAAEQLRKHDPACEITLFGDEPYTLYNRISLPPMLRKQIPEAKVMIRNLAWHEEHRIALHLRTRVDRIVPQERIVEAAGTSYPYDALLVATGGRPNPIGKPGSEGAANIFPFQYLDDTRAISEQIDRSRAAVAIGGSFIAYELAEAFSSRGLETHWLMRGPRGLHRIIDEEAGALLHEAAAADGVHMHYGEEVEEFVRSNGAITKVRTSQGAEIAAECYAYGFGLTMNTEVCDGSGIETSKNGILCDDHLETNVKGIYAAGDVADFYDPILEIRYRMGTWNNAGAHGKVVALNMMGGSEKYHDVPEYSSLLFKGQTITQFGLGTDLRSDLEIARKIDREKKWYRALFFWEERLVGGLMLGKGNRAGKRKYVEAIKSKQRFPKPEWEAMLDWTA
- a CDS encoding beta-eliminating lyase-related protein — protein: MNGSARRSFCSDNYAPAAPEIVRAIADANAGDAAAYGDDAWTARAIARFKEHFGDATEVYLTFNGTGANVTALSSLLRPWEAVLAPASAHLQTDECGALERFNGSKVIPIPTGDGKLRPADLEPYTHAAGVVHFPQPRAVSISQATEFGGVYERDEIRELAAFAHGHGLILHVDGARLANAAVALGATLREASADLGVDVLSFGGTKNGLLLGEAVCFFNPALHAGAAPFVQKQAMQLASKMRYVAAQFDALLSEGRWSRYASHANEMARLLHERVAKIGGVRVTRPVRCNAVFATLDRGAVERLQREYSFYVFDESLPEVRWMTHWATTPQDVDEFAKAIERASG
- the thiO gene encoding glycine oxidase ThiO; protein product: MRDSRGDVIVAGAGLIGLSIAFELAQRGASVRVFDRGEPARAASWAGAGILAPYTERIEDEDLLALCAASLAEYPAFVERVFTQSGIDAHLRLDGVLYAAFDDEQLETLRRHTGALRDRGVECELLDRAAVLAAEPWLGARAIGGLLKSAEGHVDNRRLGRALVAACAASGVVVERVAELRAECDRRRALGVATPLGFVAAGAIVNACGAWASSLEGVPDACRVPVEPVKGQMVALSVPAGFVRRATWVPGAYLVPRDDGRLLIGATVESAGFDERVTAEGVAGLLRAALAAAPALSSFTPTESWAGLRPGTPDGLPFLGATPLEGYFVASGHYRNGILLAPATARLIADAVETGEAPALEPFSLARLGTEAAAERRITHA